A genomic region of Paenibacillus sp. PL2-23 contains the following coding sequences:
- the dapB gene encoding 4-hydroxy-tetrahydrodipicolinate reductase produces the protein MADTIRVAVIGAAGRMGKEVVKMVLEDESLQLVAAVSPSSGPVDAGVFAGKPHTGVTVSATLEEALSSAKADVLVDFTVPQAAYVNTRTSIEYGVRPIIGTTGFTPEQIVELDELCKSKGIGGLIAPNFSIGAILMMKFAAEASKYMPHVEIIEYHGDQKLDAPSGTSIKTAELISQVRRELKQGNPMEEEVIEGARGGYYNGFRIHSVRLPGVFAQQEVVFGGYGQTLKIRHDSYDRAGYMPGVNVAVKKVMTYTGMIYGFEHIMD, from the coding sequence ATGGCGGATACAATTAGAGTGGCGGTTATCGGCGCGGCCGGTAGAATGGGCAAGGAAGTAGTCAAAATGGTGCTCGAGGATGAGTCCTTGCAGCTTGTCGCTGCAGTAAGTCCATCCTCGGGGCCGGTGGACGCGGGCGTGTTTGCAGGCAAGCCCCATACAGGCGTAACGGTAAGCGCAACGCTGGAGGAAGCGCTCAGCAGCGCCAAAGCGGATGTGCTGGTTGACTTTACTGTGCCTCAAGCGGCATATGTCAACACGCGTACGAGCATCGAATATGGCGTTCGTCCCATTATTGGAACAACGGGGTTTACGCCGGAGCAGATCGTGGAGCTGGACGAGCTGTGCAAGAGCAAAGGCATTGGCGGCCTGATCGCGCCAAACTTCTCGATTGGCGCCATATTGATGATGAAATTTGCGGCTGAGGCATCCAAATATATGCCGCATGTCGAAATTATTGAATATCACGGCGATCAGAAGCTGGATGCGCCATCCGGCACGTCAATCAAAACCGCAGAGCTGATCTCCCAGGTTCGCCGGGAGCTGAAGCAGGGCAATCCTATGGAGGAAGAGGTCATTGAAGGAGCGCGCGGCGGTTATTACAACGGGTTCCGGATACATAGCGTCAGGCTGCCAGGCGTATTCGCTCAGCAGGAGGTCGTGTTCGGCGGATACGGACAGACGCTCAAAATTCGCCACGATTCCTATGATCGCGCCGGCTATATGCCGGGCGTCAATGTCGCGGTGAAGAAGGTTATGACGTATACCGGCATGATTTACGGGTTTGAGCATATTATGGATTAG
- the mgsA gene encoding methylglyoxal synthase, producing the protein MLNIAFIAHDRKKDEMVNFVIAYEHVFVPHKLYSTGTTGTRIMEQTDLEIHRFMSGPLGGDQQIGALVAENLMDLIIFLRDPLMAQPHEPDIIALLRLCDVQGIPVATNIATAEVLVKAVERGDFAWRELVHKYKPGMDE; encoded by the coding sequence ATGCTGAACATTGCATTTATCGCGCATGATCGCAAGAAGGATGAAATGGTGAATTTCGTAATCGCTTATGAACATGTATTCGTCCCGCACAAGCTTTATTCAACGGGCACAACCGGCACGCGGATTATGGAGCAGACTGACCTGGAGATCCATCGCTTTATGTCTGGCCCACTGGGCGGCGACCAGCAGATCGGCGCGCTGGTGGCGGAGAATCTGATGGATTTAATTATATTCCTGCGCGATCCCCTAATGGCTCAGCCACACGAGCCGGATATCATCGCGCTGCTTCGTCTGTGCGATGTGCAGGGCATTCCTGTCGCCACTAACATCGCTACGGCTGAGGTGCTGGTCAAAGCCGTGGAGCGAGGCGACTTTGCGTGGCGGGAGCTTGTGCACAAGTACAAGCCTGGGATGGACGAGTAA
- the bshB1 gene encoding bacillithiol biosynthesis deacetylase BshB1, with translation MEKLDILVFGAHADDAEIGMGGTIAKHTSAGYRVGICDLTEAEMSSNGTVELRRQEAAQASAVLGLYARTNLGLPDRGLQPSREQIEAVVAEIRRWQPRYVFAPYWVDRHPDHIACSKLIEEAVFNAKLRQYMPDTPPAQVEQLFYYYINDMEQVSLLVDVTSAYEAKRAALRAYRSQFDRSATGDSVETPLTNGYLERVEARDYLLGQSRGWSYAEGFAIKKPHQVTFFE, from the coding sequence ATGGAGAAGCTTGATATATTGGTGTTCGGCGCGCATGCGGACGACGCCGAGATCGGCATGGGCGGCACGATCGCCAAACATACGTCGGCGGGATATCGGGTAGGCATCTGCGATTTAACGGAAGCGGAGATGTCCTCTAACGGCACCGTGGAGCTGAGGCGGCAGGAAGCCGCCCAAGCCTCCGCGGTGCTTGGTCTATATGCAAGAACAAATCTTGGCCTGCCGGACAGGGGCTTACAGCCAAGCCGCGAGCAGATCGAAGCGGTTGTCGCCGAAATTCGGCGCTGGCAGCCCAGATACGTGTTCGCTCCATATTGGGTGGATCGGCATCCGGACCATATCGCTTGCAGCAAGCTGATCGAAGAAGCGGTCTTCAACGCGAAGCTTCGTCAATATATGCCGGATACGCCCCCCGCGCAGGTGGAGCAGCTATTCTATTATTATATTAACGACATGGAGCAGGTCTCGCTCCTTGTGGATGTCACTTCAGCTTACGAGGCCAAGCGCGCAGCGCTGAGGGCTTACCGTTCGCAGTTCGACCGTTCGGCGACCGGAGATTCCGTGGAGACGCCGCTGACGAACGGCTACCTGGAGCGGGTGGAGGCAAGGGATTATTTGCTCGGGCAAAGCAGGGGCTGGTCTTACGCCGAAGGCTTCGCCATTAAGAAGCCTCATCAAGTCACCTTCTTCGAATGA
- the bshA gene encoding N-acetyl-alpha-D-glucosaminyl L-malate synthase BshA has product MARKLKIGITCYPTLGGSGVVATELGKLLAEKGHEIHFITHSIPFRLGKFHKNIFFHEVEVNEYYVFRFPPYDLSLASKMAQVAKMQQLDILHVHYAIPHAVCAYLAKQMIGDGLKTVTTLHGTDITVLAQDESLKDLIRLAIHQSDAVTAVSNDLIAETRSLLDIMSPIDLTYNFVDKRVYYPRDVTSLRADFALPEEKILMHISNFRPVKRVGDVIDVFAKVCKDVPSKLLLVGEGPELSKMQCRIRNMGLEDRVHFLGKQEDVAHVISLADVMLLPSEKESFGLVALEAMACGVPTIGSNAGGIPELVTHGETGFLSPIGDVEEMAAHAIRLLKDEALMAGVKEACLHRARHEFCNDVITAQYESIYYRVLGIDAIDEEMKVSVCEG; this is encoded by the coding sequence ATGGCTCGCAAATTGAAGATCGGCATTACGTGTTACCCGACGCTGGGCGGCTCGGGAGTTGTAGCGACGGAGCTTGGCAAGCTGCTGGCGGAAAAGGGGCACGAAATTCATTTTATAACGCATAGTATTCCTTTCCGATTAGGAAAGTTTCATAAGAATATATTTTTTCACGAGGTTGAGGTTAATGAATATTACGTTTTCCGCTTCCCGCCGTATGATCTCTCACTAGCGAGCAAGATGGCGCAAGTGGCCAAAATGCAGCAGCTGGACATTCTTCACGTGCATTACGCGATTCCGCACGCCGTCTGCGCCTATCTGGCCAAGCAAATGATCGGAGACGGGCTGAAGACGGTCACAACGCTGCATGGCACTGATATTACAGTACTGGCCCAAGACGAGTCGCTTAAGGATCTGATTCGTCTTGCGATCCATCAGAGCGACGCGGTAACCGCGGTTTCCAACGATCTGATTGCGGAAACTAGGAGTCTGCTGGATATTATGTCGCCTATCGATCTCACCTATAATTTCGTTGACAAACGAGTTTATTATCCAAGAGATGTTACTTCGCTGCGGGCGGATTTTGCATTGCCGGAAGAGAAGATATTGATGCATATATCCAACTTCCGTCCCGTGAAGCGGGTTGGCGATGTCATCGATGTGTTCGCCAAGGTATGCAAGGACGTGCCATCCAAGCTGCTGCTCGTTGGCGAAGGGCCGGAGCTCTCCAAGATGCAGTGCCGAATTCGAAATATGGGGCTTGAGGACAGGGTGCACTTCCTGGGCAAGCAGGAGGACGTCGCGCATGTGATCTCGCTCGCCGATGTTATGCTGTTGCCTTCCGAGAAGGAAAGCTTTGGCCTGGTCGCTCTGGAGGCGATGGCCTGCGGCGTGCCGACAATCGGGTCCAATGCCGGGGGCATACCCGAGCTGGTCACTCATGGTGAGACCGGCTTCCTGTCTCCAATCGGGGATGTGGAGGAGATGGCTGCCCATGCTATCCGGCTGCTGAAGGACGAAGCGCTTATGGCCGGGGTGAAGGAAGCGTGTCTACACCGGGCAAGACATGAATTTTGTAATGATGTTATCACGGCGCAATATGAGTCGATTTATTACAGAGTGCTGGGCATAGACGCCATAGACGAGGAAATGAAGGTTTCTGTATGTGAGGGGTGA
- a CDS encoding CCA tRNA nucleotidyltransferase: MRLRLRDEMIAALPIMETLEEAGHEAVFVGGAVRDAVLGLPIQDVDIATSATPEETLALFPKCIPTGLQHGTVTVVQHGMTYEVTTYRAEAAYVGHRKPSEVVFIKGLDEDLLRRDFTMNAMAIQLSGELYDPCGGEGDLRASRLRCVGDPSLRFQEDALRMIRAVRFLGAYRLAPVPSLWRSLKRHAALLRHVAMERVQAELDKMLGSDVPERALIWLAASGLLSHWKEPLPGSALSKMNQAMEEWKGSAGDELQLTDMAQLPVKDERWAAVFLSLAFTGEEAGSVMSQLRFSNKRSMFISAVIDCHERMIDRGQPTRNDVAPLKRAWTEVVLTAGESAARSWLRIARTLPHNQGRLTQPSAALLASWLEDMPAKTLKELAVGGAEVLQRLNRPAGPWLSKTLSRLLLAAASGETANEKDKLLAWAENWNEEDRSDEH, from the coding sequence ATGCGGCTTCGTTTGAGGGACGAAATGATTGCGGCGCTGCCCATAATGGAGACGCTGGAGGAAGCGGGACATGAAGCGGTGTTCGTGGGCGGAGCTGTTCGCGACGCCGTGCTTGGCTTGCCTATTCAGGATGTCGATATTGCCACGTCGGCGACGCCGGAGGAAACGCTGGCGCTGTTCCCCAAATGTATCCCAACCGGTCTTCAGCATGGCACAGTGACGGTCGTGCAGCATGGCATGACGTATGAGGTGACGACCTATCGCGCAGAAGCGGCATATGTGGGGCACCGCAAGCCATCGGAAGTGGTGTTCATCAAGGGGCTGGACGAGGACCTGCTGCGGCGCGACTTTACAATGAACGCCATGGCCATCCAGCTAAGCGGCGAGCTATACGATCCCTGTGGCGGCGAAGGCGATCTGCGAGCGTCCAGACTGCGCTGCGTAGGCGATCCCAGCTTGCGCTTCCAGGAGGACGCCCTGCGGATGATCAGAGCGGTCCGATTCCTTGGCGCGTATCGTCTCGCCCCTGTCCCGTCCCTCTGGCGCTCCTTGAAGAGACACGCCGCTCTGCTGCGCCATGTTGCGATGGAGCGAGTGCAGGCCGAGCTGGACAAGATGCTAGGCAGCGACGTGCCGGAGCGGGCGCTCATTTGGCTTGCTGCCAGCGGCCTGCTGTCCCATTGGAAGGAGCCGCTTCCGGGGAGCGCTCTGAGCAAGATGAACCAAGCAATGGAAGAATGGAAGGGAAGCGCTGGCGATGAGCTTCAACTGACGGATATGGCCCAGCTTCCTGTCAAGGACGAGCGGTGGGCTGCTGTATTCCTGTCGCTGGCTTTCACTGGCGAGGAGGCTGGCAGCGTGATGAGCCAGCTTCGGTTCTCGAACAAACGAAGCATGTTCATAAGCGCGGTCATTGACTGCCATGAGCGTATGATAGATAGGGGCCAGCCGACGCGGAATGACGTCGCGCCGCTCAAGAGGGCGTGGACGGAAGTCGTCCTGACTGCAGGCGAGTCTGCCGCCAGGAGCTGGCTGCGCATTGCACGGACGCTGCCCCATAACCAGGGAAGGCTCACCCAGCCCTCTGCAGCGCTGCTGGCCTCATGGCTGGAGGATATGCCTGCCAAGACGCTGAAGGAGCTGGCGGTCGGGGGCGCTGAGGTGCTGCAGCGATTAAATCGACCTGCAGGCCCTTGGCTCAGCAAGACGCTAAGCCGGCTACTGCTGGCCGCAGCGTCAGGTGAAACGGCCAATGAGAAGGACAAGCTGCTCGCATGGGCCGAAAATTGGAATGAAGAGGATCGAAGCGATGAGCATTGA
- a CDS encoding biotin--[acetyl-CoA-carboxylase] ligase codes for MSIDALLQLFERHKDQYVSGGMMSQELGVSRTAVWKQIKKLEGAGYEFEASTKLGYRLVFAPEAIDEAAWSSAIRAKRFGSTLVVREQVKSTQDVARELAENGAQEGALVLAEEQLGGRGRMGRGWVSPQGKGLWMSMVLRPEVPIHCAPQLTLLTAVALCRSLRRETELEIGIKWPNDLLVNGKKISGILLESAAEDERLKYIIAGVGVSVNLSASDYPEELLEKATSLRIEGGRAFSRQALLAAFLLEWETLYDLFLQEGFGPIATLWESLSVTLGRRARLITPQGELHGIPVGLEESGAIRVLQDNGSYASIFSAEMGEPRAST; via the coding sequence ATGAGCATTGATGCGCTGTTACAGCTGTTCGAAAGACATAAGGACCAATACGTATCCGGCGGCATGATGAGCCAGGAGCTCGGCGTCAGCCGGACCGCTGTATGGAAGCAGATCAAGAAGCTGGAGGGGGCCGGTTATGAGTTTGAGGCGTCCACCAAGCTTGGTTATAGGCTGGTATTCGCTCCGGAAGCGATAGATGAAGCTGCTTGGAGCAGCGCCATTCGCGCCAAGAGGTTCGGCAGCACTCTCGTTGTCCGCGAGCAGGTGAAATCCACACAGGATGTGGCCCGAGAGCTGGCGGAGAACGGCGCGCAGGAAGGAGCTCTGGTGCTGGCGGAGGAGCAGCTTGGCGGTCGCGGACGTATGGGCAGGGGCTGGGTATCCCCACAGGGCAAAGGCTTGTGGATGAGCATGGTGCTTCGACCTGAGGTGCCTATCCATTGCGCGCCGCAGCTGACACTGCTGACGGCGGTTGCGTTATGCAGAAGTCTGCGAAGAGAGACGGAGCTTGAGATCGGCATCAAATGGCCTAATGATCTGCTTGTTAACGGCAAAAAAATAAGCGGCATCTTGCTGGAATCCGCCGCCGAGGACGAGCGTCTGAAATATATAATAGCGGGCGTTGGCGTGAGCGTTAATCTATCCGCGTCGGATTATCCCGAGGAGCTGCTGGAGAAGGCGACCTCGCTGCGCATTGAGGGAGGACGAGCCTTCAGCCGGCAAGCGTTGCTGGCCGCGTTCCTGCTGGAGTGGGAGACGCTGTACGACCTGTTCCTGCAGGAGGGCTTTGGTCCCATCGCGACACTATGGGAGTCGCTGTCGGTCACGCTTGGCCGCAGAGCTAGGCTGATTACGCCTCAGGGCGAGCTGCACGGCATTCCGGTCGGTCTGGAGGAGAGCGGGGCGATTCGTGTGCTGCAGGATAACGGCTCGTATGCTTCCATCTTCTCTGCGGAGATGGGGGAGCCGCGTGCCTCCACATAA
- the panB gene encoding 3-methyl-2-oxobutanoate hydroxymethyltransferase, with the protein MRKRLTINSLGKMKQDRNAISVLTAYDYPSAKLAEEAGIDVILVGDSLGNVVLGYETTIPVTIEDIVYHTRAVARAATSTFIVADMPFMTYGASREATLHNAAKIMQQGGAQAVKLEGGAEIADDVKALVQAGIPVMGHIGLTPQSVHQLGGYKVQGKLEPEVQRLLEDALALQEAGAFAIVLELVTEPVAEAVSQKLSIPTIGIGAGRGCDGQVLVYHDLLQYASPYFEKKFVKAYADIGTTIRGAIESYVNDVKTGQFPAEEHAFQPQTVNSAVGTSRLYGSGGPGSDDPAAKNGASVQ; encoded by the coding sequence ATGAGGAAACGACTGACGATCAACAGCCTGGGGAAGATGAAGCAGGATCGCAACGCGATTTCCGTGCTGACGGCGTACGATTACCCGTCGGCTAAGCTTGCCGAAGAAGCAGGTATTGATGTTATTCTGGTGGGGGATTCGCTCGGCAATGTCGTGCTTGGCTACGAGACGACCATCCCCGTCACGATTGAGGATATCGTATATCACACGCGAGCGGTTGCCCGCGCGGCGACTAGCACGTTTATTGTAGCGGATATGCCATTTATGACCTATGGCGCAAGCAGGGAGGCGACGCTGCACAACGCCGCCAAAATCATGCAGCAAGGCGGTGCCCAGGCGGTGAAGCTGGAGGGCGGCGCTGAAATTGCGGACGATGTGAAAGCGCTGGTGCAGGCGGGTATTCCCGTTATGGGCCACATCGGCTTAACCCCGCAGTCCGTTCACCAGCTGGGCGGCTATAAGGTGCAGGGCAAGCTGGAGCCAGAGGTTCAGAGGCTGCTGGAGGACGCGCTGGCGCTCCAGGAAGCCGGCGCCTTCGCCATTGTTCTGGAGCTGGTGACGGAGCCTGTGGCTGAGGCAGTCAGCCAGAAGCTGTCCATTCCAACGATTGGGATCGGAGCCGGCAGGGGCTGCGACGGACAAGTGCTTGTCTATCATGATTTGCTCCAATACGCTTCACCATACTTTGAGAAAAAATTCGTGAAAGCATACGCCGATATCGGAACCACCATTCGAGGCGCTATTGAATCTTATGTCAACGATGTGAAAACGGGACAGTTCCCGGCCGAGGAGCATGCCTTCCAGCCACAAACGGTGAATTCGGCAGTCGGCACAAGCCGGCTGTACGGCTCCGGGGGACCGGGCAGCGATGACCCGGCTGCCAAGAATGGAGCGTCCGTACAATGA
- the panC gene encoding pantoate--beta-alanine ligase, with translation MKICRTIAGLKQQLGELRQEGKTIGFVPTMGFLHEGHASLMRQAKEQNEAAVLSIFVNPTQFGPNEDFDRYPRDEERDLELAEQNGMDLVFLPSVEEMYPRKPLTSVLVSGVTTRLCGASRPGHFDGVGLIVSKLFHIVQPDRAYFGMKDAQQVAVITQLVEDLNFNVDVVPCPTVREPDGLALSSRNVYLSAQQRSQAVVLSQSLQLAKEWIPQPGMTAGELVERVKNHIRGASGAAIDYVELLRFPSLEELSADAAINELPYTVILALAVKFGNTRLIDNSLYEPIGGVDHV, from the coding sequence ATGAAGATTTGCCGTACAATCGCAGGCCTGAAGCAGCAGCTTGGAGAGCTGAGGCAAGAGGGCAAAACCATCGGCTTTGTTCCCACAATGGGCTTCCTGCACGAGGGCCACGCCAGCTTGATGCGCCAGGCCAAAGAGCAAAATGAAGCTGCGGTGCTTAGCATCTTCGTCAATCCGACCCAATTTGGTCCGAACGAGGATTTTGACCGGTATCCCCGGGACGAGGAGCGCGACTTGGAGCTTGCAGAGCAGAACGGGATGGATCTTGTGTTCCTCCCATCCGTGGAGGAGATGTATCCCAGAAAGCCTCTGACCAGCGTTCTCGTTAGCGGCGTTACGACAAGGCTCTGCGGCGCCTCCCGCCCAGGGCACTTCGACGGCGTAGGGCTTATTGTCAGCAAGCTGTTTCATATCGTCCAGCCCGATCGCGCTTACTTCGGCATGAAGGACGCGCAGCAGGTGGCCGTCATCACTCAGCTTGTCGAGGATTTGAACTTCAATGTAGACGTTGTGCCATGTCCAACGGTTCGGGAGCCGGACGGGCTTGCGCTCAGCTCGCGGAATGTATACTTATCCGCCCAGCAGCGTTCGCAGGCGGTCGTCTTATCGCAGTCGCTTCAATTAGCGAAGGAATGGATCCCCCAGCCTGGCATGACGGCCGGGGAGCTAGTGGAACGGGTGAAGAACCATATCCGCGGCGCAAGCGGCGCAGCAATTGATTATGTCGAGCTGTTAAGGTTCCCTTCGCTGGAGGAGCTCTCGGCTGATGCTGCTATCAATGAGCTGCCATACACCGTGATTCTTGCTCTGGCCGTCAAGTTCGGCAACACCCGATTGATCGACAACAGCCTGTATGAACCCATCGGAGGTGTAGACCATGTTTAG
- the panD gene encoding aspartate 1-decarboxylase, translating to MFRTMMKSKLHRATVTEANLNYVGSITIDEDLMDAADLLENEKVQIVNNNNGARFETYVITGARGSGVICLNGAAARLVQPGDQVIIISYAMLSNEEAKQHKPIITILDSSNKPVKLLAEELHATIM from the coding sequence ATGTTTAGAACAATGATGAAGTCGAAGCTGCACAGGGCTACGGTGACGGAAGCCAATTTGAATTATGTAGGCAGCATTACAATAGACGAGGATCTGATGGATGCCGCCGATCTTCTGGAGAACGAGAAGGTACAGATCGTCAACAACAACAACGGCGCGAGGTTCGAAACCTACGTGATTACGGGAGCCCGAGGCTCCGGCGTCATCTGCTTGAACGGAGCCGCCGCTAGGCTTGTTCAGCCAGGCGATCAGGTCATTATTATTTCTTATGCCATGCTGTCGAATGAGGAAGCCAAGCAGCATAAACCGATCATTACGATTCTGGACAGCAGCAACAAGCCAGTTAAGCTGCTTGCCGAGGAGCTGCACGCTACGATTATGTAA
- a CDS encoding tetratricopeptide repeat protein: MFQHMFTSMNEMLDGITEQFPQASDQERQLYLQQIGELKKMSDMFIEQWLEFEEKVADFQDRFGDLGCPSAAAAKPSEASSLSAASSQQQAEPMAVDAAPPKIIHEKSSCSMADLTIPEEAAALINQGQGYYKLFMFSRAAELFQTVIAIAPECNLARLFLGMSQMHMQNWQEAKRHFQLLIQLSDFPKWLALGYNALGCIHAVHMNMAQAEKLFRKAYEVYPSFTDSLNNLKCCQETPGQLSLYFGSTELCCL; encoded by the coding sequence ATGTTTCAGCATATGTTCACTTCGATGAACGAGATGCTTGACGGGATTACGGAGCAATTCCCACAAGCAAGCGATCAGGAGCGACAATTGTATCTGCAGCAAATCGGCGAGCTGAAAAAAATGAGCGACATGTTTATCGAGCAGTGGCTGGAGTTCGAGGAGAAGGTTGCGGACTTCCAGGATCGATTTGGCGATTTGGGATGCCCTTCTGCGGCTGCGGCGAAGCCGAGCGAAGCCAGCAGCCTGTCTGCCGCATCATCTCAGCAGCAGGCGGAGCCAATGGCCGTGGACGCTGCTCCTCCAAAGATAATTCATGAAAAATCTTCTTGCAGCATGGCGGATTTAACGATTCCGGAGGAAGCTGCGGCGCTTATTAATCAGGGTCAAGGCTATTATAAATTATTTATGTTCTCCCGCGCCGCGGAATTGTTCCAGACGGTCATCGCTATTGCGCCTGAATGCAATTTGGCCAGATTGTTTCTAGGCATGAGCCAGATGCACATGCAAAATTGGCAGGAAGCCAAACGCCACTTTCAGCTGCTGATTCAATTGTCGGACTTCCCGAAATGGCTCGCTTTGGGCTATAATGCCCTTGGGTGCATTCACGCTGTGCACATGAATATGGCGCAGGCGGAGAAGCTGTTCCGCAAAGCCTACGAGGTATACCCCAGCTTCACGGATTCCTTGAACAACCTGAAGTGTTGTCAGGAAACGCCGGGGCAATTATCGTTATATTTTGGAAGCACGGAGCTGTGCTGCTTGTGA